A genomic window from Fibrobacterota bacterium includes:
- a CDS encoding ATP-binding protein: MMPQIEVLQPILRSLRLGGMAECLEMRLHQARQREIDHLQFLSELIEDEMNVRSNRLLKKRLSVSRIPTMKTLEEFDWLFNPSVPRRLIQELSSTEFVRECRDVLFVGPPGVGKTHLCNALALKAVAAGYKVLWKNAFDLADDLARAKGFDARRAVIRQLVAPELLILDELGMKSHQGTESEDLLEVIHRRHGKASTIIATNRPMVDWTAFLGDTAAAGAILDRILESAQMVNLKGARSHRTRNLKNNAGEEQKGEQMT, translated from the coding sequence ATGATGCCCCAAATCGAAGTCCTCCAGCCGATCTTGCGCAGCTTGCGGCTTGGAGGAATGGCCGAATGCCTGGAAATGCGACTCCATCAGGCTCGCCAGCGGGAAATTGATCACTTGCAATTTCTGTCCGAGCTGATAGAAGACGAGATGAATGTCCGATCGAATCGGCTCCTGAAGAAGCGCCTGTCGGTTTCGCGCATCCCGACCATGAAGACCCTGGAAGAATTCGACTGGCTGTTCAATCCGTCGGTTCCGCGCCGATTGATCCAGGAGCTATCGAGCACGGAGTTCGTGCGGGAGTGTCGCGATGTTTTGTTTGTCGGCCCGCCTGGGGTGGGCAAAACCCACTTGTGCAACGCCTTGGCGTTGAAGGCGGTGGCGGCGGGATACAAGGTCCTATGGAAGAACGCCTTCGATCTTGCCGACGATCTCGCCCGCGCCAAAGGCTTCGACGCCCGTCGTGCTGTGATTCGCCAGCTTGTCGCGCCGGAACTTTTGATCCTCGATGAACTCGGCATGAAGTCGCACCAAGGAACGGAAAGCGAAGACCTCCTGGAGGTCATCCACCGCCGTCACGGAAAGGCATCGACCATCATCGCTACAAACCGTCCCATGGTCGACTGGACCGCCTTCTTGGGCGATACGGCGGCGGCCGGAGCCATCCTCGATCGCATCTTAGAGTCGGCGCAGATGGTGAACCTCAAAGGAGCCAGGTCCCACCGGACGCGGAACCTGAAAAACAACGCCGGGGAGGAGCAAAAAGGAGAGCAAATGACCTAG
- a CDS encoding IS21 family transposase, which produces MDKKTTIETLLRQGQGIRAICRVVKSSPKVVIRLQRAMERETLHSEVPTGPDLQRETVSAQVPTGSLDDSLVDSWGFEEQREESSSASRQKLATRSTQLRPYLDVVQSLMERGLEARLIWRELVEAHGFSGAEDSVKRLVRKARARSPKWFQMLPVLPGQEAQMDFMEGPKAWKGEGRTEKDKKRTWIMVLTLSHSGMSYREVIASQSAQPVLEALMRGFEKFGGVPEWLKIDNFKAAVTQAHRFDPVLSPLFQAWASHYGIVLSPCDPGKPNQKGRVERDCRFTRDSFFKTVPETVTMEVLNQKLQEWSRSVANQRIHGRHKRQVQEVFQTEEKPALRALPERAFLIFELGMRKVSVHGAVEIDGCHYEVSHRLIGTIVEVRYDSREIRVYGNSEGHESKLLVRHVRCWKKGTLVGAAGAHPTWMDRPRVDREVYFIRAASEQVGPHCEALV; this is translated from the coding sequence ATGGACAAGAAGACGACGATCGAGACCCTTTTGCGCCAGGGACAAGGGATCCGGGCCATCTGTCGGGTCGTGAAGAGTTCTCCGAAGGTGGTGATCCGCCTTCAGCGAGCCATGGAAAGGGAAACACTTCATTCCGAAGTGCCCACCGGGCCGGATTTGCAAAGGGAAACGGTAAGCGCCCAAGTGCCCACCGGGTCTTTGGACGATTCTCTCGTTGATTCATGGGGATTTGAGGAGCAGCGCGAAGAATCTTCGAGCGCCAGTAGACAGAAATTGGCGACCCGCAGCACCCAGTTGCGACCCTACCTGGATGTAGTCCAATCCCTGATGGAGCGAGGATTGGAAGCTCGCTTGATTTGGCGCGAATTGGTGGAAGCCCACGGATTTTCCGGCGCTGAGGATTCGGTGAAGCGTTTGGTCCGCAAGGCCCGCGCACGGAGCCCGAAGTGGTTTCAGATGCTACCTGTTTTGCCTGGGCAGGAGGCCCAGATGGATTTCATGGAAGGTCCGAAGGCCTGGAAGGGAGAAGGTCGGACCGAAAAAGACAAGAAGCGCACTTGGATCATGGTGTTGACTCTTTCGCACAGCGGCATGAGCTATCGCGAGGTGATCGCCAGCCAATCCGCTCAACCCGTGTTGGAAGCGTTGATGCGCGGTTTCGAGAAGTTCGGCGGGGTCCCCGAATGGCTCAAGATCGACAACTTCAAGGCTGCCGTGACCCAAGCTCATCGCTTCGATCCCGTCCTGAGTCCGTTGTTTCAGGCCTGGGCTTCGCACTACGGAATCGTCTTGTCGCCGTGCGATCCGGGGAAACCCAATCAGAAAGGGCGTGTCGAGCGCGACTGCCGCTTCACACGCGACTCCTTCTTCAAGACCGTACCAGAAACTGTCACCATGGAAGTGCTCAACCAGAAGCTCCAGGAATGGAGTCGCAGCGTCGCCAACCAGCGCATACACGGACGCCACAAACGCCAAGTGCAGGAGGTGTTCCAAACCGAGGAAAAACCGGCCTTGCGAGCATTGCCTGAGCGTGCATTCCTGATTTTCGAATTGGGCATGCGCAAAGTGAGCGTGCATGGCGCGGTGGAGATCGATGGTTGCCATTACGAAGTGAGCCATCGCTTGATCGGAACAATCGTTGAAGTCCGTTACGATTCCAGGGAAATCCGCGTGTACGGGAACTCGGAAGGGCACGAATCCAAGCTGTTGGTCCGACACGTTCGATGCTGGAAGAAAGGCACTCTGGTTGGCGCTGCTGGAGCGCATCCAACTTGGATGGATCGGCCTCGAGTCGATCGCGAGGTGTACTTCATTCGCGCGGCTTCCGAACAGGTCGGTCCTCACTGCGAGGCCTTGGTTTGA
- a CDS encoding peptidoglycan-binding protein translates to MAPPFDRNHQHGKKEPMLMDISTAKPGGEVNWDAIIAKTQRGKVDQTKKVYDTTQYLAQTREEDPWPEEAQSTASVTLSLSNCRFLDPAPLDLARPIRVACDVSGSADLPKPDRFVEFRFRIIHRKNSLDTEESLHETARADLTAAAKQSPELSAKIILPVELDDLENGAELFLIAEAYRSDRKLSSTANPIPVVGGPTVVRRVRLSGNLFDIDKCFLLPEALAGIRQVASLHAKRPTDSLVIVGHVTQDQKSSTGLDRAKTVAAILTNKWEDLVGHFKADGNGKWGTREAQLILEHLGIYKGEAAGILDSATAQAITQFQKSVNEKGKTQLEESGKLDASTCQALLWAYCQDGGSTVTKCATPKVAGSRGNPDSVTMPDGSKAPDERLEVLFFQRRLDPEPSGEQLAANDKAYVAWLSCLKETEDFEVHSYSLQLADKKQRALPNTSVTLTGPVRKSCQSDARGRIQFKGLPKGSYKLAILTDPKRPSTLTFEVPKAAKVNKPIKPAKPSQGENA, encoded by the coding sequence ATGGCTCCGCCATTTGATCGCAACCATCAGCACGGCAAGAAAGAGCCGATGCTGATGGACATCTCCACGGCCAAGCCCGGCGGCGAGGTCAACTGGGATGCTATTATCGCCAAAACCCAGCGCGGCAAAGTGGACCAGACCAAAAAGGTCTACGACACCACGCAGTACCTCGCTCAAACCCGCGAGGAAGACCCATGGCCGGAAGAAGCCCAGTCCACGGCCTCCGTCACGCTCTCACTGTCCAATTGCCGGTTCTTAGATCCGGCACCGCTGGACTTGGCGCGCCCTATTCGCGTAGCGTGCGATGTGTCCGGCTCGGCAGACTTACCGAAACCTGACAGGTTCGTGGAATTTCGATTTCGGATCATCCATCGTAAGAATTCGTTGGATACCGAAGAATCTCTGCATGAAACCGCTCGTGCTGACCTGACCGCTGCCGCCAAGCAAAGCCCGGAGCTTTCTGCAAAGATCATCCTTCCTGTGGAACTGGATGACCTGGAGAATGGTGCAGAACTTTTCCTGATCGCCGAAGCGTACAGATCAGACCGGAAATTGTCATCTACCGCAAATCCGATTCCGGTTGTGGGTGGGCCTACTGTTGTGCGTAGAGTTCGACTTTCGGGAAACCTGTTCGACATTGACAAGTGCTTTTTGCTCCCAGAAGCACTTGCCGGAATCCGTCAAGTCGCGTCGCTTCACGCCAAGCGCCCTACTGACTCCTTAGTGATCGTGGGTCACGTCACACAAGACCAGAAGTCCAGCACTGGCTTGGATCGCGCCAAAACCGTCGCCGCGATCCTCACAAACAAGTGGGAAGATTTGGTGGGTCATTTCAAAGCGGACGGGAACGGAAAATGGGGTACGAGAGAAGCCCAACTCATTCTTGAACACTTGGGTATCTACAAGGGCGAAGCAGCTGGTATTCTCGATTCAGCAACTGCCCAGGCGATCACCCAGTTCCAAAAATCCGTCAATGAGAAGGGAAAGACCCAGCTTGAGGAATCCGGAAAGCTGGATGCCTCAACCTGCCAAGCCTTGCTCTGGGCGTACTGCCAAGATGGCGGTTCTACCGTCACCAAATGTGCAACCCCAAAGGTGGCGGGGAGTCGTGGAAATCCAGATTCTGTCACCATGCCTGACGGTTCGAAGGCCCCTGATGAACGACTGGAAGTCCTGTTCTTTCAGCGACGATTGGATCCGGAGCCATCGGGTGAACAGCTTGCCGCAAACGACAAGGCTTATGTCGCCTGGTTGTCATGCCTGAAAGAAACGGAAGACTTCGAAGTTCATTCCTACAGCTTGCAACTGGCTGACAAGAAACAACGGGCACTGCCAAACACTTCTGTTACCCTAACTGGCCCCGTCCGGAAATCTTGCCAAAGCGATGCCCGTGGTCGGATTCAATTCAAGGGCCTCCCCAAGGGATCCTATAAATTGGCGATCCTGACAGATCCCAAGCGCCCGTCCACACTGACATTTGAAGTCCCAAAAGCAGCCAAGGTGAACAAGCCTATCAAGCCCGCCAAACCGAGCCAAGGAGAGAACGCATGA
- a CDS encoding DEAD/DEAH box helicase family protein: MPSRKANSFTTSSAPSPRRLQTYEENIGRHTKAINERRARPVVWKYYQWLSLIFVEMYLDRWFADPEILLKDLNAYVARFNAKWSEFEDMPEFVLDELNKLSLQNATGSGKTLLMHVNLLQYRHYANRYGRAKDLSRAILITPNESLSIQHIDEFRESGIDASNFAKEGHSLFTQEKGLARVDVLEITKLGDKEGPNTIATRSLGDQNLLMVDEGHRGMSGKDEGVWFTRRSDLCAKGFTFEYSATFEQAVQASGNADFVNSYAKTIVFDYSYRWFYEDGFGKDYQILNLPDSYQTTRDNYLTACLLKFFQQQCIYEDRASALVPFNLEKPLWVFVGSTVASAKLTKDEQIVATDVAQILEFFARFLSENDNSCHRIQEILEGRGQDTGLLDKNGVDIFDGAFTYLASLKKTAAELFKDILKRLFNAENGGHLALERVKGDSGEIVLRVGTSETPFGLINVGDAKSLADHLEGLAKQERLPVTVDESDFSEAQFASVKESSSPINLLIGSKKFVEGWDCWRVSTLGLMHVGKSEGAQIIQLFGRGVRLKGWQWSLKRSGHTRAPQRPPFIEELETLNVFGIEADFMERFKKFLEDEGLPGNERRRVFTIPLNITYDFGKKLKIVRPKKKASDGKEYDFKKDGPVPGLHEVPKYIQQHPVVADWYPRIQSIQSRKVGEAAEREAVVLRPEHLCLLDYDALYFEVESYKRERSWHNFNIDVAGIRSLLADNTWYTLYLPHARLTPSNYGDVRLIQLVACDLVTRYCEAYYNYRRREFLEPRLEVRELKADDDNIPQDEFYQLIVDGSEEQVITGIEKIKQQIEEKKDDLLSVGDLNACLFGMHLFQPLFHLRKGGKITILPVALNESEFEFVKDLKTWSEKNQKSLESEGIELYLLRNMSRGKGVGFFEAGGFHPDFILWMVVGNKQFVTFIEPHGLLHEGQASDKILFRERIKEIERRLNDPNVVLNSFIMSWTPYPQLRWGPSREDLEKQHILFMTDDKDQYIGKLFDRLKSQIK; this comes from the coding sequence ATGCCCTCACGGAAAGCGAACTCTTTTACGACGAGTTCAGCGCCATCCCCAAGGCGGCTCCAGACCTATGAAGAGAACATCGGGCGGCACACCAAGGCGATCAACGAACGCAGGGCGCGGCCCGTGGTCTGGAAGTACTACCAGTGGCTTTCGCTCATATTCGTGGAGATGTACCTGGATCGCTGGTTTGCCGATCCAGAAATTCTGCTGAAGGACTTGAACGCATATGTGGCGCGGTTCAACGCCAAGTGGTCCGAGTTCGAGGATATGCCAGAATTTGTCCTGGACGAGTTGAACAAGCTGTCGCTCCAGAACGCCACGGGTTCAGGCAAGACGCTCCTGATGCATGTCAACCTGCTCCAGTACCGGCACTACGCGAACCGCTATGGTCGCGCCAAGGATTTGTCGCGTGCGATTCTCATCACGCCAAACGAATCGCTCTCGATCCAGCACATCGACGAGTTCCGCGAAAGCGGCATCGACGCCTCGAATTTCGCGAAAGAAGGGCATTCGCTTTTCACGCAGGAAAAGGGCCTTGCCCGTGTGGATGTTCTGGAAATCACCAAGCTCGGCGACAAGGAAGGCCCGAACACCATCGCCACGCGCAGCTTGGGCGACCAGAACCTGTTGATGGTGGACGAAGGCCATCGCGGCATGAGTGGCAAGGATGAAGGCGTCTGGTTCACGCGCCGCTCCGACCTGTGTGCGAAGGGCTTTACCTTCGAATATTCGGCGACTTTTGAGCAGGCAGTACAGGCCTCGGGCAACGCTGACTTCGTGAACAGCTACGCGAAGACCATCGTGTTCGACTACTCGTACCGCTGGTTCTACGAAGACGGATTCGGCAAGGACTACCAGATCCTGAACCTTCCCGACTCGTACCAGACTACCCGTGACAACTACCTGACCGCGTGTCTCCTCAAGTTCTTCCAGCAGCAGTGCATCTACGAGGATCGCGCATCGGCGCTGGTTCCGTTCAACCTCGAAAAGCCGCTGTGGGTGTTCGTTGGAAGCACCGTGGCCTCGGCCAAGCTGACCAAAGACGAACAGATCGTCGCCACCGATGTTGCCCAGATCTTGGAGTTCTTCGCGCGCTTCCTATCCGAAAATGACAATTCCTGTCATCGCATTCAGGAGATCTTGGAAGGCCGCGGGCAGGACACCGGCCTTCTGGACAAGAATGGCGTGGACATCTTCGACGGAGCGTTCACCTACCTCGCAAGCCTCAAGAAGACGGCTGCCGAGCTGTTCAAAGACATCCTCAAGCGCCTCTTCAACGCCGAAAATGGCGGGCACCTAGCTTTGGAGAGAGTGAAGGGCGACTCAGGAGAGATCGTCCTGCGCGTGGGCACCTCGGAGACACCGTTTGGCCTGATCAATGTGGGCGATGCCAAGTCTCTGGCCGACCACCTCGAAGGATTGGCCAAGCAGGAAAGACTACCGGTGACCGTGGATGAGAGCGACTTTTCCGAGGCGCAATTCGCCTCCGTGAAGGAGTCGTCATCTCCCATCAACCTGTTGATCGGTTCCAAGAAATTCGTCGAAGGCTGGGACTGCTGGCGCGTGAGCACCCTTGGCCTCATGCATGTGGGCAAGAGTGAAGGAGCGCAGATCATCCAGCTTTTCGGGCGAGGTGTGCGCCTTAAGGGATGGCAATGGAGCCTTAAGCGCAGCGGGCATACCCGCGCACCGCAGCGGCCCCCATTCATCGAGGAGCTGGAGACACTCAATGTGTTCGGCATTGAGGCCGACTTCATGGAGCGCTTCAAGAAGTTCCTGGAAGACGAAGGCCTGCCCGGCAATGAACGCCGTCGTGTGTTCACCATTCCGCTGAACATCACCTACGACTTCGGGAAGAAGCTCAAGATCGTCCGACCCAAGAAGAAGGCCTCCGACGGCAAGGAGTACGACTTCAAGAAAGACGGCCCTGTTCCAGGACTTCATGAGGTCCCCAAGTATATCCAGCAGCATCCTGTGGTGGCAGACTGGTATCCGCGCATCCAGTCAATCCAGTCACGCAAGGTAGGAGAGGCCGCAGAGCGCGAAGCAGTAGTCTTGCGTCCAGAACATCTCTGCCTACTGGACTACGACGCGCTCTACTTCGAGGTGGAGAGCTACAAGCGAGAGAGATCCTGGCACAACTTCAATATCGACGTGGCGGGCATTCGGTCACTGCTGGCCGACAACACTTGGTACACGCTCTACCTGCCCCATGCGCGACTGACTCCCAGCAATTATGGTGATGTACGATTGATCCAGTTGGTCGCCTGTGACTTGGTCACCCGCTACTGCGAGGCCTATTACAACTACAGGCGCAGAGAGTTTTTGGAACCGCGACTTGAAGTTCGTGAACTCAAAGCCGACGACGACAACATCCCGCAAGACGAGTTCTACCAGCTCATCGTGGATGGCAGCGAAGAGCAAGTCATCACCGGCATCGAGAAGATCAAGCAGCAGATCGAGGAGAAAAAAGACGATCTCCTTTCGGTGGGCGATCTGAACGCTTGCCTGTTCGGGATGCACCTCTTCCAGCCGTTGTTTCACCTTCGCAAGGGTGGCAAGATCACCATCCTGCCCGTGGCACTCAACGAGAGCGAGTTCGAATTCGTCAAGGATCTGAAGACTTGGAGCGAGAAGAACCAGAAGAGCCTAGAATCCGAAGGTATTGAGCTGTATTTGCTGCGCAACATGAGCCGGGGCAAGGGCGTAGGATTCTTCGAGGCAGGCGGCTTCCATCCTGACTTCATTCTTTGGATGGTTGTTGGGAACAAGCAGTTCGTGACCTTCATCGAGCCACATGGTCTTCTTCACGAAGGGCAAGCAAGCGACAAGATCTTGTTCCGCGAACGGATCAAGGAGATCGAACGGCGCTTGAACGACCCAAATGTCGTTCTGAATAGCTTCATCATGTCCTGGACCCCGTACCCCCAACTGCGCTGGGGACCAAGTCGCGAAGACCTCGAAAAGCAGCATATCTTGTTCATGACAGATGATAAGGACCAATACATCGGAAAACTATTCGATAGATTGAAATCCCAAATCAAATGA
- a CDS encoding DUF4276 family protein → MSEVVVIVEGLTEKIFIKDMITPYLAQKGIYVTPIEVSKPGQKGGDIRFARVKRDLELHLKQRHDTFVTLFVDYYGIRNDWPGIDAAREKKLPAQIADVVNKATMDAVQSLFMETDPVRRFIPFVAVHEFETLLFSDAGILAAELGVRPEMVEAILTECGEPEKINNSSETAPSKRLEALNVRFKKTSTGIAIARAVGLSKMRAACPLFDAWVTTLENLRGNSDAA, encoded by the coding sequence ATGAGTGAAGTCGTCGTCATCGTGGAAGGTCTCACCGAGAAGATCTTCATCAAGGACATGATCACGCCATATCTCGCGCAGAAGGGCATTTATGTCACTCCGATCGAGGTGAGTAAGCCGGGCCAAAAGGGCGGTGACATCCGCTTCGCAAGGGTGAAGCGCGACCTTGAGTTGCATCTCAAGCAGCGACACGACACCTTCGTCACGCTGTTTGTGGACTACTACGGCATTCGCAACGACTGGCCCGGCATTGATGCGGCTCGTGAGAAAAAGCTCCCGGCTCAAATCGCTGATGTCGTGAACAAGGCGACCATGGATGCTGTCCAGTCTCTTTTCATGGAGACAGATCCTGTCCGTAGATTCATTCCCTTCGTGGCGGTGCACGAGTTCGAGACTTTGCTCTTCAGTGACGCCGGTATCCTTGCGGCGGAATTGGGAGTCAGGCCCGAAATGGTGGAAGCCATCCTCACGGAATGCGGTGAGCCTGAGAAGATCAACAACTCCAGCGAGACCGCACCCTCCAAACGCCTGGAAGCCTTGAATGTTCGCTTCAAGAAGACCTCGACGGGAATTGCCATCGCACGGGCCGTCGGCCTCTCGAAGATGCGTGCCGCCTGCCCGCTCTTCGATGCATGGGTCACGACGCTTGAAAATTTGAGAGGCAACTCCGATGCCGCCTAG